Genomic window (Musa acuminata AAA Group cultivar baxijiao chromosome BXJ1-9, Cavendish_Baxijiao_AAA, whole genome shotgun sequence):
CACGTCCAACTAGATACACTCTATGGGGAGCCCATATGATGTTAACATAGAGCCAATGTGTCAGAGACATAAAACTAAGGTGTTGGCTAGGTGACTCCTCCACGTCGATCATGTGGAGCTAAGGTGTTGGTTGCAAGGTCAATATGTCAACCACATGAAGCCAAGGTGATGACTAGGTGACTCTTCCATGTCGACCATATGGAGTCGAGGTTTCAGGCTTATAGAGCTAATGTGTCGGGTACGTGGCATCAATACATCAGCAATATCAGTTTTCCCATAACACATTCCCCCCTTCCCCCCACTTCTCAAGCTGAGTGTAGTAGAGTTAGGTCAAGAAGTAGTACTCAGTGGGCATTAACTATCGACACCATAAGTTAGGAGAACCTATGTGGCCAATGGAAACGAAGTCACCTAAGATGGCACTCGACGGTTATCAATCGTATGAACCTAATTAAGTTAGGGCGACAGCACATGATGGGCCAACTAAGACCGATGTGGTTGCACACAATGGGTTGATGAAGCCGAGCACAATTGTGCATAGTGAGCATATAAGGTCAGGCGTGGTGGTGCAGTCATGTGCCATGTATGTTGCCCTTCTCAGTGGGTGAGCAAATCTAGGTGAATCTAGGCATGATTTGATATTACGAGTCGATGTGGTAACATCTCAGGCTTCCATACGATGGTGGTGCAAATTCTGATAGATTCAACGAGATTGTTATGATGATCTAAATGACTCTCAAATTATTTGTATCTCATCACATGAGTCCTAACACTTCAAATAGAGCCATGTGGTCCCTCTCTTTGAGGCTCTCAGGGTCAAACGGGTTGCTGAGTAGGGGAAGCATTGTCCTTGGCCCCTATAAATGGTTATCTAGTTGACACTTGCACTTTACATTTGCTCACGTCTCAAACCTCCTCGAATGATAACTCAAGCTTTCGACATCCAAGCAACTAAGGTCCACGATGTTGCCTTCTTCAACTTTTTCCTCCAACTCCGCATACTCCGATAGGTTACTGATTCTATCACCACCCTAGAAGTTTGAGTCAAAGGACTCTGCCATAGTTGGCAAAGGCATAACACAAGATGGATTCACCTTTGAGGGGGTATTTTCTATCGAGGAGGTTGACTCGGCTCACTTTGAAGATAAAATTTCCATCATTGAGGTTGACCTATTTGAGTCCATGAAATTAGAGGAAAAAGTTGAAGACAACAATATTAGAGATCTTAGTTGCTTGGAGGTTGAGAGCTCGAGTTATCGTTTGAGGAGGTATGAGATGTGAGCAAATGTGTGATGTAAGTATTAACTATGCCACTATTTATAGGGATTAAGAGCAATACTTCCCCTACCTGGCCACTCATTCGGCTCTTAAGAGCCTTGAAGAGAGGGGTCACGTGAGACAATCGGAAGCTTAGGGAACATATGGCGAGATCTAAAGAGCTTGAGGGCCATTCAAATCATTATAGAAATCTTGTCATGACATGTTATGACATCGACCAGATTATAGATagttatgacatattaatagctcTCAAATCATGCCCAAATATGCCCAAGTTCGCCCATCACCAGGCTCGTGATTGATAATCATCATGCCACCTCGAGCAACTTTGTTTCCATTGGACAAATAGGTCTCCCTAACCTATGGTGTCCATAGTAAATGCCCACCAAGCACTACTTCCCGACCTAACTTCGTTATGCTCCTTAGCTCAAGAAGTATAGGGTATATGTTACGAGAAAAATAGCATGATTGATGTGTCAATACCATGTACCCAACATTTCAGCTCTATAAGGCCGACACCTTGGCTCCATGTGGCAAAGGAGTCACCTGGTCGACAACTCGGTTCTATGTGACAGACACGTCAAGTCCACCTCAGCATCGCATGGGTATCCTATAGAGTAGAACCAACTATATGTGTCCAATTAATACCACGTGTCGAAAAGCTATGCAATCCTAAGGTTGGCTCGGGCTAGTAGTAGTTATAGTCAAATTCTTCTCTCCCAAAATCATACGATGTGATAAATGGATTAGAAGACTTCGAATATCTATTATAAAAGAAAACTAATAGGTATATCTTAGGATATTGAATACCTATAGTCAATTTATTTATTGATTTAAGTATTAGAAGAGCATTATCGAAAATATTTTGACGTAGTTTTATAAAATTTGGATGGCGTACGGAGGTGTTCATCTTAAAATCAACCCGAGAAAGAAATCAGATTGATTTCGAATCAGCTTATAACTCAAACAATCAAAAATCGACCTAACAATGTAGCATTTGTTTCTTCATTTGTACTCACAATATGCAGTGAGATTTCGTTCATCTATATACCTAAATCGGACTATGCTAAAACAGACATTGAACCCGTATACGAAACTCGATGAAACGTCGTTAAAGATGGAAAAAGAAAACCCACGTAATACTGAAAAAAGAAACACTCATATTAAGCCCTGATTCCTATTTCAAGATCCTTTAAATTACCTTACAATTCCTGCTAAACTGGAATCCATGTTCTGTCAATAACTTGATGAGACATGTGTcatagagtatatatatatatatatatatatatatatatagcttgtgATTTTACAGGCATAGTTTACCATTGTCATCAGTTCAATCTCGATACAGAAGGGAAGGGAACAGGCAGTAACCCTTGATGAGAAAGGTGGAACCGGTACTACCCCTGTACAAAACTTGAAAGCTATTAGTCGAAGTTTCAGTACCTTTCAATGTACAAAGAGGAAAAGGCATGGCAGTCAGCAATACACCTCACAGAAGATGTGAGATGACTCCTTTATACCATGAACATCATTTAGATGTGGAATCAAAGGGTTAAGGTTATGAACTCTAAAACCTTTCCTCATCGACTACATTAACTTttcagaaatgaatcagaaactaCATAAGTTAACACTAAAACAGCCACTTAGGTTCAAAATGTTGAGCTAATACATGGAGATGATGATGCCTTTAATCTTGTGGACTGtttaatcaaagctttcaccTCTGATGGTGACAAATCAAGGCAACTGTGCGTGCAGGTCAAATCTAGATGGTGGACTTGCATGCATTATCTTGCTTGCCTCACCTTATATGAGCTTGCATCCAGTCTGCACTATTGTCTACCGAAACCCAAAGTCTAGTGGAATGGAATTATTACTGATGGTAGGAAGAGTGAACGCCCATTACTGCTGCAGTTTCATCGGTACTCTGCTTGTTTATTGCATGCATGACTCAGCTTCATGACCCCACTGTTGGGGAAGATCCCAAGTAGAAGTAGAGTTACACGATGGTATCTGTTGTGCATCTCTTTGTTACCAGGGAAGCCGCCCTTGGAGTTTGTGGAAGACAAAAGAAGCTTGAGGAAGTCCAGCCCTTTTTCTTTGCTGTTTCTTCTGATTGCTACATGCATGGTGCTTGGTATAAGGAATTGGAACTTGCAATTACAAAAGAAATCAAATTCTCTGATTCAAGTTACTCCAAATATGTAAACAACACATTAATTCCACAATCTCAGGTAACTCACACAAAGAGATTCGTTCCAATAGAGTACAATCATTCTTTCTTTTATTGGAATATGGTATTTGAAACCTTTGTGTTTTCTGTTCTATCCCAGTATAATTTTGTTCATGTATCTATCTCACTGAATGCCCAATGTTTATCTACTACCTGTTCAAGTGTGAGGAAGCTAGTCTTTGTTGAGGTTTTATTTTGATAAGCAATCAACAATTTACTTACCAAAATAAAATTATTGTTACTAAGCAAATGATTGTCTTCCAATTCTAATACATTAGGCAATTACTTGATTAATGTTTTTGACTATGCCATTGAGTTTCTTAAAATGAACCAGTCACTTTCTTTTTTCCATATTATCTTACATATATTTGTTAACAATtggattattataaagataaatatatttaCAAAATAAGATTTAGAGTCAAGTGGAATATATGCAAGTTATTATttgtgaaatatatatatatatatatatatatataaataatatatattgctACATAACTCTATCACTAATAATAAAAGACAGATAGATTTTACTAAATTAAATTAAGATATAAGTGGAACTCAGTCCTCATACCAAAGAAGCCATCAATACCCAATAAGTAAACCATGCTCATTCCAACAATGAAGAAGATTATAGTCCATATAGCTCAAGACTCTTTTAACTTTGGTCGTGGCTTCAAGCCCCACCATGGCATCGTACTCTTGTCGACATTACCCATATCGATGTGATTGGCTTAAATATGTGTGATGTATCATAGGAATTACCATTCAGATGCAATCATTAGTCATGCTAtgctattatttttattaagaattatTTCATCTATTAGCAATTAGTTCATCTCTTAAGAATGTATAGAGCTATGCATATATGCATGCACATATAAATATAACATGCCACGacttagaaaagaaaaagataaataaaaataaagcgACACTAtagtattaaatatataaaaaatttaaagatattataTCAACAATTTAATGTATTCTTAGTTTTAATTGTAAGATCAAACAACCATATATAGGAGCTTGTTTCTCTTCTATGTTAGTTTATAAAGGCTAATTAAATATATCGTACcagcatatataaaaaaaaagaaatataagaaaACTTAAGACCTTCGTGCATTGTGAATGACCACAATTGTGCTTGCGATTTGGGCACTCTCACTTCACACACATATCCTGTGTTCCCATGAATCATTGAACTAAATCAAAGTTAATTTCACGTAAAGTTCATATCATCGAACTGAATCGAAGTGTACAACTCTGGAGGAGTACGATGAAAGCCATGAATGGGCACCTATGGTGTTTCTTTCTTGCTTAAATCGAAGGCCTGCTCTGCTCTTGGGCAAAGATTGAAGAGATGCAGCAGGGTAGCAAAACAGACAACAAACAGGCACACTACACAATTCAATCATCGAAGAATCCTAAATCCAAATATTAAAGGCGACAAAGTCTGTGAAGAGTATAGAGTTTGAGCGAGCTCTCAAATAGAGAGGAAACGAAAGGAAGAACTAACAAGTTAGTGATACCAACGGGCGTGCCTTGGCCTCTTGCTGAGAGTCGAAGCAGGGGAAACCTGCGGCACCGTGAATGCGTCTTCGCTCCACAGCTCTCGCCCCGCTTACACCCCTTCATGGGAGATAAGATAAGAGACACCTCCTTGCCAGCGTTCGATGCACGGTAGCCGGCGCCGCCGGGAGGGGAACCCGGCGGAGTGAACTGCGGCGCGTGGCGCGCCCAGATAGGATACTTCTCCGACACTGTTCCCGGGCGGCCGCTGTCCAGATCCGTCTCTACGAATCGCAGCAGCTCGTCCGCCTGCGCCATAAAAATCCgattttttatcttcttcgaGCGAAAAAGATGCAATTTTTGTGGTGGATTGACGCGGAACTGCTTGGAGACCAGGTGGCAATAGGCAGTTGCATGGCGACAGAGCTAGGAGAAACCTTCGTCGTCGACCAGCAGGTCGTCGACGCGCCAGCCCGGGCACATCTTGATGAGGTACTCCGAGATGTTGCTGGTGACCGTCGTCGTGCTGCTGCTGGTGAAAGTCATGGGGGAGGAAACATCTGCAACCAATGCCGTTGTTTGATTGTTCATGGTCATGATGGTTTTGGTCGCAGCTTTAGTCGCCGTAGCCTCCGGAAcaggggagggagaggaggagacgGGAGCGGCGGAGAGCCGGACGCCGGTGAGGATGAACCTGTTGTGCTTCATGGTGAGATGATTAGCGCTGTGAACAGAAACATCGCAATCCCTGCAAAGAATCGCCCGGTCCTCTTGACAGAACAAGAACCCTCGATTCTCCTACGATTCccataaaccaaaaaaaaaaaaatcaaaagatttcCTCTGCCAATCGCAACACCGGTCGGTAGGGAAGGGATCAAAATCGCGTCTTGGAATCAGGGCAAACCTGGCAGATATCGCAGACCGGGTGGGACTGGGTGGAGGGGGCGGAGAGCGAGAGGCGGCGGTGCTCACCGGCCAGCTTGTTCGCCGGGTGCACACGCAGGTCGCAGGCTTCGCAGAGGGCGGTCTCGTCGGCGCAGCAGAAGGCCGAGGCCTCCTCCTTGCAGCACACGTCGCACAGTATCTTCATCGCGCTCCTCTCTTCTACGGTGGTCGAGGAGGAAATGGAAGGCCTCGTGCGAGAAGCTGACGGCGAAATAGTTGAAATCAGTGCGTGTCGCAGCGAGGAGGAGAATGGAGCTACAAATTAGAGTGGCAGGAGAAGAGGGAAGCAATGGGATGGCGTTGGAATCGATGCTCTTGAGAGATCCTCCAGCAACAATATTTTCTTTTGGTCTCCAAGTTTGCAGAGGCTGATGTTTCACAATCAAAAGTTTTGGCCATATCTTATTCTCAATTTGCATTGATATTGTTGAATTTGGTTGTTcttttaaaatctcataaatTAAAAGATAACCTTTTTCAATCTTTTTGTGCTCCACTCTTCCACCTTTACAAGCAGGTCTGACAAAAATGTTGATCCATTCTTGCAAAGAATATACAAATCTCCCAAGAATTATAATATAATCTATCTGCCAAGAAGTTTTGTACTCAATTCAGTAATAATTTCAAACTGATAAATACATTTTTTTCTGGTGAATTGGAGCCTTC
Coding sequences:
- the LOC135586144 gene encoding B-box zinc finger protein 20-like isoform X2, encoding MKILCDVCCKEEASAFCCADETALCEACDLRVHPANKLAGEHRRLSLSAPSTQSHPVCDICQENRGFLFCQEDRAILCRDCDVSVHSANHLTMKHNRFILTGVRLSAAPVSSSPSPVPEATATKAATKTIMTMNNQTTALVADVSSPMTFTSSSTTTVTSNISEYLIKMCPGWRVDDLLVDDEAIKNRIFMAQADELLRFVETDLDSGRPGTVSEKYPIWARHAPQFTPPGSPPGGAGYRASNAGKEAGRELWSEDAFTVPQVSPASTLSKRPRHARWYH
- the LOC135586144 gene encoding B-box zinc finger protein 20-like isoform X1; translation: MKILCDVCCKEEASAFCCADETALCEACDLRVHPANKLAGEHRRLSLSAPSTQSHPVCDICQENRGFLFCQEDRAILCRDCDVSVHSANHLTMKHNRFILTGVRLSAAPVSSSPSPVPEATATKAATKTIMTMNNQTTALVADVSSPMTFTSSSTTTVTSNISEYLIKMCPGWRVDDLLVDDEGGRAAAIRRDGSGQRPPGNSVGEVSYLGAPRAAVHSAGFPSRRRRLPCIERWQGGVSYLISHEGV